The Synechocystis sp. PCC 6714 genome includes the window TTTCCCGCTTAGCGGATCCCCAGAATTGGCCGGAATTAAAGATTCGCATTCGTCAGGGAATAATGTTGAGTGCCCTGACCATGTTTCCCCTCACCGCAATTTTGGTAGGTTTAGCCATTCCCATTGTCCAGGTCATCTATGAACGAGGGGCATTTGATGCAGAAGCGGCGGCGGAAGTTTCCCCGGTATTGGCCGCCTATGGTTTAGGCATGTTTTTCTACCTTGGTCGGGACGTATTAGTTCGGGTGTTTTATGCGTTAGGGGATGGGCAAAGTCCTTTTCGGGTCAGCTTATTTAATATTTTCCTCAATGGTTTACTAGATTTCCTTTTCTACAAACCCTTTGGCACAGTGGGTATTGTCATGGCTACTGTGGGGGTCAATCTTTTTTCCATGGCTATTTTTATTTGGATGCTCAACCGTCGTCTATCAGGGCTTAGTCTACTGAGTTGGGCCATCGATCTGGGTAAGCTTGCGGGCATTACGGCGATCGCCAGTGTGGCCGGGTGGCAGGGCAGTATTCTTTGGCAAAAAATCTGGGGAGTGAATAGCCTGGTGGAGAATATTCTTGAGGTGCTGACCATGTCCAGCATTATCCTAGTGGTGTTTGCTGTGGGGACAGCCTTTGCTAAGGTGCCGGAAGTGGAACTCCTCGGCGATCGCCTCTTGAAAAAGTTCAAGCGGTTTTAGAGCTCTTCGGAGAGACTAGCCAAGGACGGGAACAACTGATGGCCACCTCTTTCTTAAACTAACCATAATTTTTGCCAGAGTAAGCTGGGGTAAAATTTACCTAATCGTTGTATTCCCTACCATTGGGGTTGTGCTTCCATGATCCAAGCTATGGCCTCTGCTCCCACCGTTAATTTTCAAGATCCTTCTTACTATTTTAATCGGGAGTTAAGCTGGTTGGCTTTCAATCAACGGGTGCTCCATGAAGGGTTGGATGACCGTACTCCCCTCTTAGAACGGTTGAAGTTTTTGGCAATTTTTTGCTCTAACCTGGATGAATTTTTCATGGTCAGGGTGGCGGGCTTGAAGCAACAGGTGGAAGCTAACGTCACCAAACTTACTGCGGACGGTCGTACTCCTTCCCAGCAGCTCAAGGAAATTAGCAAAGCCCTCCGGCCTTTGGTGTGTCAGCAACATCAGGTATTTGAATATGTACTGAGGGAAAAATTAGCCGAGGAGGGGATTTTCCTCAACGACCATGTGGATCTTAGCCAGGAAGAACGGCATTATCTCCATCGGTTTTATGATGACCACATCTTTCCGGTTTTAACCCCTTTGGCGGTGGATCCAAGCCACCCCTTTCCCTACATTTCCAACCTCAGTCTTAATTTAGGAGTGGTGGTAAGGGACCCGGAGACCGACGAGGAATTATTTGCCCGGGTCAAGGTACCCCCTACTCTGCCTCGCTTTGTGGCTCTGCCGGAAGATGTTTGTCAGCCGGATCCCGGTAAGCCGTGGCTCTGGACTGGCGTGCCCCTGGAGCAGGTCATTGCCCATAATCTGGAATCCCTCTTTCCCGGCATGATTATCCAGGAATGTCATCTCTTTCGGGTGACCCGTAACGCGGACATTGCGGTGGAGGAAGACGAAGCCGATGATTTACTATTGGCGATCGAAGAGGAATTGCGTAAACGACGGGTGGGCAAATCCGCAGTGCGTCTGGAAATCAATGCTTCTACCCCGAAAGCCATTCGCGATCGCCTGATGGCGGATTTGGGATTGGAGGAAATTGATGTTTACGACATTGACGGCATGTTGGGACTAAAGGACCTGTTCTTCTTCCTGTCCTTACCTGCCCCCCATCTTAAGGATGAACCCTGGGCTTCCGTTATTCCCCCCCGGCTTAAGCATGTCTATGAATTTGTCGATGGAAACGAAGACGGTAGGGTCCAGCAGGAAGGGGTGGATATTTTCACCCTCATTCGTCAGGGGGACATTTTGGTCCATCATCCCTATCAATCCTTTACCGCTTCGGTGCAACAATTTATTACCCAGGCGGCTTACGATCCCCATGTATTGACCATTAAAATGACTTTGTACCGCACTTCGGGGGATTCCCCCATTGTTAACGCTCTGATTGCGGCGGCGGAAAATGGCAAACAGGTAGCTGTGTTGGTGGAACTGAAGGCTCGTTTTGATGAGGAGAATAATATTAACTGGGCGAGGAAATTAGAACAGTACGGCGTCCATGTGGTCTATGGTCTAGTAGGACTAAAAACCCACACCAAAACGGTACTAGTGGTTCGCCAGGAAGGCCCGGACATCCGTCGTTATGTGCACATTGGCACGGGCAACTACAATCCTAAAACCGCCAGGCTCTATACCGATTTAGGGCTGATTACTTGCCGTCCAGAATTAGGCCATGACCTGACTAATTTATTTAACTTTTTGACTGGTTATTCCCGCCAAAAGGATTACCAAAAATTATTGGTGGCCCCGGTTAATATGCGGGAAAGAATGATAGCAATGATTGAGCGGGAAGCAGACCATTGTCTGAATGGGGGCACTGGTCGGATTGTGGCCAAAATGAATTCCCTAGTGGATACGCAAATCATTCGCGCCCTCTACGCTGCTTCCCAAGCAGGAGTACAGATTGATCTGATTGTGCGGGGTATTTGTTGCCTCCGACCAGGGGTGGAAAATGTCAGTGAAAATATTCGGGTCATTAGTGTCATTGGCCGGCTGTTGGAGCATTCCCGTATTTTTTATTTCCACAATGGCGGTGAGGAGGAAATTTACATTGGCAGTGCGGACTGGATGAGCCGCAATTTAACCAGACGGGTGGAAGCGGTGGTACCGGTGGAGCAAACCGATTTAAAACAGGAATTACAGTCCATTTTGGGTATTCTCCTGGCAGATAACCGTCAGGCTTGGGAGTTACAGCCCGATGGCACCTATGTGCAACGTCGCCCCCCTTCTCCGGAGCAGAGCCACAGTGCCCAGGCCATTTTCACCGCCCAGGCGATCGCCGAAAGTACGGAGGAAGCGGAAATTATTTGAGCAATGGGGCCAGTAAGGTCTGGCCGGGCTGAGTTAATTACCGGAATCCACCGGGGTTTCCTCTGGTTTGGCCGCAGGTTGGGCTGGGGTGACCGGAGGGATGATGCCTTTGTAATGCTGGTAAACGGTGCGGGAAATATCCTGAATGAGCAAACGGCCCGCCACATCGTTATGGGGTCGGGTAGCTAGCACAGCCCCCACATAGCGTTTTCCGTTGGGCATATCCACTATGCCCGCATCTCCCAAGACAGTGCCAATATCACCGGTTTTATGGGAAATGGTGGCGTCCGGCTCCAATCCCTGGGGCAAGAGGGTACGGGTTTGGGTTTCCTGCATGATCTTCAACAGGCGATCACGGGATTTGAGGGATAAAAGTTCTCCCCCCTGGAGTTTGACTAACAATAGAGCTAAATCCTGGGGGCTGGTGGTGTTGGTGCCCTCTAAATCCGGCAGGTAATTATTAATTTTGGTTTGGGGCATCTGCCATGCTTGGAAACGCTGGTTGAGAAATTCCTTACCCCCCAACCGCTTGATCAACATATTGGTGGCGGTGTTATCACTGATGACAATCATTTTGGTTACCACCTCTAGGGCCGGATAGCTGGACCGTTTACCCACGTCATACTGCATAGTGCCCGCTTCCCCCACAATCACATCTTCCGTTAAGGGCAGTTCTTCATGGAGTTGGATTTTGCCCTGGTCCACCGCTTCAAAAAAGGCGATCGCCACGGGAATTTTAATGGTGCTGGCAGCGGGTAGCTGGGTTTCTCCTTTGGCATTGGCAAAGCGACCGTTGTCTACGTCAATGAAATAGGCATAGGAATTGATGGCTGGAGCTTTGGACGTCCCCAGGGTGGTCAACTTTTGGGTTAGGGCCGGGTCTTCCTGGGTGGGCTGAATCGCGTCAGGAACAGCACTGGGGGCAGTGGCCACGGTCGTTTCCTGATTTTGTGCTGTTTCCGGTGTGGCCGTTGCCGGGGTTCCCCGTAATTTATCAGCTTCCGTTGTGACCCAACCCGCAATGGACGCTAGTACCTTTTGGGGGTAGATAACCTGTTTATCTTGATTTATTTGCTCTGAACCAGTGGTTGTGGCCAAAGGAGCCTGTTCTTGACCAGCCCGGATAAATTTAGTGGGGCTAAAGGTGGTGATAGTTGTGCCGGCGATCGCCCCAATACCAATACCCACAACCCCCAGACGAATGGAACCGAGCAAACCTTTTTGCCACCAGCTCAGGGGCCTACTCACCTTGCGGGGCCGTAGGCCAGAGGTTTTACCTTTGGGGACAAATTTCCCTGCTGGTTTAACGTCGGTGCCACTCACAACCTTAAACGGGTTGACCTTCCCCCCCCCGGACTTTGGGGTCAATGGTTGCAGTTCCCGGTCCACCGAATCCTCAACTTGTTCGGTAACTTCAGTAACGGCTTCGCCACTGGGGGATATGGGGGTGCCGGTAATGACCCGGAGATTACGGCGTTGGGCACGGCGAGACTTTGGACGACGGGGCATGGAAGTAATCATGGTGAGGCTTTGGGAAGGATATTATCCCGGAGGAAGAGGATTGGTTACCGGGGGGCGGCGTTTCCATTAGTTCAACACTCTAAAACGAAGAACCCATACAGGACAAGAACCAGACAAAAGTTTATTGGCCAGGCCATCACAATCGCCCCAGTAGTTGCTCGGAATGACTAATTCAAAGTTCAATTTGTTGCGTTAACCAGTCAATTTGCCCCAAAATTCCGCGCAATAGGGCCACTTCCTCAACATTCAATCCGGCTCGTTGATAAATTCGGCGTAATTTCGCCATTTTGCTGGGGGCGGTATGGGGATATAAAACCTGAATATTTAACAGGGTTTTTTCTAAGTGTTGATAGTAACCATCCAATTGGGCGTTGGTGGCCGGGGGGACGGGAGATAGAGTTTCAATTTCTGGGGGGGAGCTCTGCTTTTGTGGCAACGTGGCTAGGTTAGCTTGGTACAACTCATAGGTGCAGACTGCCACCGCTTGGGAAAGGTTCAAGGACGGGTACTGGGGATGAACGGGAATGCGGACAAAGCGATGGGCTTGATTTAATTCCTCATTAGTCAGTCCACTGTCTTCCCTCCCAAATACCAAGGCACTTTTCAGATTTGGGGCTAACAACCAAGGTAATGCTTGCCGGGGAGTTTCCGCCGGGGATGCCAATATTTGTTCCCGGGCACTGGTGGCAATGATACGCTGGCGATCGCCAAGGGCCGTGGCCAAAGTATCCACCACTTTTGCTTTAGCTAGGACATCTTTGGCATGGACTGCCATGGTTTGAGCCTCAAAGCTCTGGTGATCACAGCGGGGGTTGACCAAAATTAATTCCCCCAATCCTACATTCTTCATGGCCCTGGCGATCGCCCCTACGTTTCTTTCCCCCTGGGGTTCCACGACGACAATGGCAATGCGTTCCAAATTACTATCCTCCAAAATTTTTATTTGTTTGGGCGATGGGCCAGTGATTATTTTTTAACTGGGCATAATTTCCCACAAGGTTTTTCCTATTTCCATTTTCCCTAGGCAGAATATAAAAATTACTTTAATTGCTCTGGGTCTTGTTAAATGGTTTTTCCCATTGACTACGACTGCCAAAAATATAAGTGAACACAAAGGTGAATTCACAACCAATAAAAAAGACTTGAAAAATTAGATAAATCCACAACAACAGCACCATTACATTGCCCACAACTCCGTAGGCTTGCAAATTTTCACCAATGCGAATAATTCCGCTACTTACAGCATTTTGTAAGCCCACCATGGCTGCAGCCGTTAGAACTGCCCCTGGGAAAATATCCCACCATTGTAGCCGGATGGGAGGTAAAACTTTAAACAAAGTAACAATAACTGCGGTAATGACAAAGTAAGAAATACTAGTCTGTAGGGTAGCGATTAAACCTAAACTATCAAAGGCAACCCAGGGAATAGACTGTCCAAATTCCGCCAGGACAGTCAGAAAAATTTTAGCCGCCAAGTTGGCAAACATAGACAAAAGAAATACCATTACCGTGCTTAGCACCAGCAAAAAAGCAAGAATTTTATTCCTAATGAAATTGAAAGCGTGGTGTTTAACTCCCGCATTTTCCCTAGGTTGGTAAGCCACGGCCCAGATTTTTTTAACGCTTTGATTCAAGGCATCAAAAATGCGGCTAGCGGTGAGAACCAAAATGCCAAAGCCAATAATTCCAGCGCTAAAACTACTTTGGTTTAGATTGGTCAAGGCTTGC containing:
- the ppk1 gene encoding polyphosphate kinase 1, encoding MIQAMASAPTVNFQDPSYYFNRELSWLAFNQRVLHEGLDDRTPLLERLKFLAIFCSNLDEFFMVRVAGLKQQVEANVTKLTADGRTPSQQLKEISKALRPLVCQQHQVFEYVLREKLAEEGIFLNDHVDLSQEERHYLHRFYDDHIFPVLTPLAVDPSHPFPYISNLSLNLGVVVRDPETDEELFARVKVPPTLPRFVALPEDVCQPDPGKPWLWTGVPLEQVIAHNLESLFPGMIIQECHLFRVTRNADIAVEEDEADDLLLAIEEELRKRRVGKSAVRLEINASTPKAIRDRLMADLGLEEIDVYDIDGMLGLKDLFFFLSLPAPHLKDEPWASVIPPRLKHVYEFVDGNEDGRVQQEGVDIFTLIRQGDILVHHPYQSFTASVQQFITQAAYDPHVLTIKMTLYRTSGDSPIVNALIAAAENGKQVAVLVELKARFDEENNINWARKLEQYGVHVVYGLVGLKTHTKTVLVVRQEGPDIRRYVHIGTGNYNPKTARLYTDLGLITCRPELGHDLTNLFNFLTGYSRQKDYQKLLVAPVNMRERMIAMIEREADHCLNGGTGRIVAKMNSLVDTQIIRALYAASQAGVQIDLIVRGICCLRPGVENVSENIRVISVIGRLLEHSRIFYFHNGGEEEIYIGSADWMSRNLTRRVEAVVPVEQTDLKQELQSILGILLADNRQAWELQPDGTYVQRRPPSPEQSHSAQAIFTAQAIAESTEEAEII
- a CDS encoding RNA methyltransferase gives rise to the protein MEDSNLERIAIVVVEPQGERNVGAIARAMKNVGLGELILVNPRCDHQSFEAQTMAVHAKDVLAKAKVVDTLATALGDRQRIIATSAREQILASPAETPRQALPWLLAPNLKSALVFGREDSGLTNEELNQAHRFVRIPVHPQYPSLNLSQAVAVCTYELYQANLATLPQKQSSPPEIETLSPVPPATNAQLDGYYQHLEKTLLNIQVLYPHTAPSKMAKLRRIYQRAGLNVEEVALLRGILGQIDWLTQQIEL
- a CDS encoding class A beta-lactamase → MITSMPRRPKSRRAQRRNLRVITGTPISPSGEAVTEVTEQVEDSVDRELQPLTPKSGGGKVNPFKVVSGTDVKPAGKFVPKGKTSGLRPRKVSRPLSWWQKGLLGSIRLGVVGIGIGAIAGTTITTFSPTKFIRAGQEQAPLATTTGSEQINQDKQVIYPQKVLASIAGWVTTEADKLRGTPATATPETAQNQETTVATAPSAVPDAIQPTQEDPALTQKLTTLGTSKAPAINSYAYFIDVDNGRFANAKGETQLPAASTIKIPVAIAFFEAVDQGKIQLHEELPLTEDVIVGEAGTMQYDVGKRSSYPALEVVTKMIVISDNTATNMLIKRLGGKEFLNQRFQAWQMPQTKINNYLPDLEGTNTTSPQDLALLLVKLQGGELLSLKSRDRLLKIMQETQTRTLLPQGLEPDATISHKTGDIGTVLGDAGIVDMPNGKRYVGAVLATRPHNDVAGRLLIQDISRTVYQHYKGIIPPVTPAQPAAKPEETPVDSGN
- a CDS encoding YihY/virulence factor BrkB family protein translates to MGNHFTQIRRLINLFRTVVLPARISQLILQTILKWQKDNCIDMGAALAYYALFSLFPICLVMLSIAGRLLGSDSNYYLQLIGFAQNILPEQPFRVFQQALTNLNQSSFSAGIIGFGILVLTASRIFDALNQSVKKIWAVAYQPRENAGVKHHAFNFIRNKILAFLLVLSTVMVFLLSMFANLAAKIFLTVLAEFGQSIPWVAFDSLGLIATLQTSISYFVITAVIVTLFKVLPPIRLQWWDIFPGAVLTAAAMVGLQNAVSSGIIRIGENLQAYGVVGNVMVLLLWIYLIFQVFFIGCEFTFVFTYIFGSRSQWEKPFNKTQSN